A section of the Triticum dicoccoides isolate Atlit2015 ecotype Zavitan chromosome 7A, WEW_v2.0, whole genome shotgun sequence genome encodes:
- the LOC119333631 gene encoding alpha carbonic anhydrase 7-like: MAGSSARAAAPIVPTVVFVFLLLLPLSAVRHARAQESDSEDEFSYRSGRDNSPDRWGLLRSDWAACYWGRLQSPIRVPGPGPVAGPRNGRLACTYRSSPATLVNRGHDIMVRFDGNAGSLVLDGVSYRLRQMHWHSPSEHALNGSRYDLELHMLHQSDKASNKYAVVAQLFQIGEHRDEILHMLEPFIERITDRRKGYEEEIDYEVDPRRPVRGSDTFYRYTGSFTTPPCTEGIAWAVATKVRHVSRHQVELLKDAVHDHARRNARPLQEANGRGIALYDSWPRSGPGN, translated from the exons ATGGCTGGGAGCAgcgccagggcggccgcccccatcgTCCCCACCGTCGTCTTCGTCTTCTTGCTGCTTCTTCCTCTCTCCGCCGTCCGCCATGCGCGGGCGCAAGAAAGTG ACAGCGAGGATGAGTTCAGCTACCGGAGCGGCCGGGACAACAGCCCGGACCGGTGGGGCCTCCTCCGGTCGGACTGGGCGGCCTGCTACTGGGGCCGGCTGCAGTCCCCGATCCGCGTCCCGGGCCCCGGCCCGGTCGCCGGCCCCCGCAACGGCCGCCTCGCCTGCACCTACCGCTCCTCGCCGGCCACCCTGGTGAACCGCGGGCACGACATCATGGTGAGGTTCGACGGCAACGCGGGGTCCCTGGTGCTGGACGGCGTCTCGTACCGGCTCCGGCAGATGCACTGGCACTCCCCCAGCGAGCACGCGCTAAACGGGAGCCGGTACGACCTGGAGCTGCACATGCTCCACCAGAGCGACAAGGCGAGCAACAAGTACGCCGTCGTCGCGCAGCTCTTCCAGATCGGGGAGCACCGCGACGAGATCCTGCACATG CTGGAGCCGTTCATCGAGAGGATCACGGACAGGAGGAAGGGGTACGAGGAGGAGATCGACTACGAGGTGGACCCGAGGAGGCCCGTGAGGGGGAGCGACACGTTCTACAGGTACACGGGCTccttcaccacgccgccgtgcaccGAGGGCATCGCCTGGGCGGTGGCCACCAAGGTGCGGCATGTGTCGCGTCACCAGGTGGAGCTGCTCAAAGACGCCGTCCACGAC CATGCCAGGAGGAACGCTCGGCCGCTCCAGGAGGCCAACGGCAGGGGCATCGCCCTGTACGACAGCTGGCCTCGTTCCGGCCCCGGGAATTAA